The following proteins are co-located in the Paraburkholderia phytofirmans PsJN genome:
- the orn gene encoding oligoribonuclease has translation MTDILASTEQPSLVRSDMNLVWLDMEMTGLEPDSDRIIEIAVVVTNSTLDRMVEGPVLAIHQSDETLAKMDQWNQNTHGRSGLIDRVKASTVSEADAAEQIRDFLSVFVPPGKSPMCGNSICQDRRFMARWMPDLERFFHYRNLDVSTLKELCRRWQPAIYKGFQKRAMHTALADIHESIDELKYYREHFLIPSAPDAANGAE, from the coding sequence ATGACTGACATCCTCGCATCCACCGAACAGCCGTCGCTCGTGCGCAGCGACATGAATCTCGTCTGGCTGGACATGGAAATGACCGGGCTCGAGCCCGATTCCGACCGCATCATCGAAATTGCGGTGGTGGTGACGAATTCGACGCTCGACAGAATGGTCGAAGGTCCGGTCCTGGCGATTCATCAGAGCGACGAGACGCTCGCCAAAATGGATCAGTGGAATCAGAACACGCATGGCCGCTCGGGCCTGATCGACCGCGTGAAGGCGTCTACAGTCAGCGAGGCCGATGCCGCCGAACAGATTCGCGATTTCCTGAGCGTTTTCGTGCCGCCCGGCAAATCGCCGATGTGCGGCAACTCGATCTGCCAGGACCGCCGCTTCATGGCGCGCTGGATGCCGGATCTGGAGCGCTTCTTCCACTACCGCAATCTCGACGTCAGCACGTTGAAGGAACTGTGCCGCCGCTGGCAACCGGCCATCTACAAGGGCTTCCAGAAGCGCGCAATGCACACGGCGCTGGCCGATATCCACGAGTCGATCGACGAACTGAAGTACTACCGCGAGCATTTCCTGATTCCGTCGGCGCCGGACGCCGCCAACGGGGCGGAGTAA
- the pmbA gene encoding metalloprotease PmbA, with protein sequence MAADMDVKQRFFPHTQDELKEIASDILRHAKSLGGTDAATEISEGDGLSVSVRRGEVETIEHNRDKMVGVTVFIGNKRGNASTSDFSSQALKDTVAAAYNIARFTAEDDCAGLAEAELLETAPRDLDLYHPWNLSADEAVEIARRAEDAAFATDPQIKNSEGASVSAQHSQFVLATSRGFLAGYPYSRHYIACAPIAGSARNMQRDDWYTSTRSAEELADPEAVGRYAAQRALARIGARGLDTRKVPVLFEAPLAAGILGAFVQATSGGALYRKTSFLVDSLGKPVFAPHVQVVEDPHIARAMGSAPFDEEGVRTKQRSVVKDGVVEGYFLSTYSARKLGMQTTGNAGGSHNLSLRSSNTRPEDDFEEMLRKLGTGLLLTELMGQGVNYVTGDYSRGASGFWVENGKIQYPVEEITVASTLQEMFHHIVAIGADTITRGTKQTGSVLIERMTIAGQ encoded by the coding sequence ATGGCAGCAGACATGGACGTCAAGCAGCGCTTTTTTCCGCATACCCAGGATGAACTGAAGGAAATCGCCTCGGACATCCTTCGTCACGCGAAGTCGCTCGGCGGAACCGACGCGGCGACCGAGATTTCCGAAGGCGACGGCCTGTCCGTCTCCGTGCGGCGCGGCGAAGTCGAGACGATCGAGCACAACCGCGACAAGATGGTCGGCGTGACGGTGTTCATTGGCAACAAGCGCGGCAATGCGAGCACTTCGGACTTTTCATCGCAGGCGTTGAAGGACACGGTTGCGGCGGCCTACAACATCGCCCGCTTCACAGCGGAAGACGATTGCGCGGGTCTCGCCGAGGCGGAGTTGCTGGAAACGGCGCCGCGCGACCTCGATCTCTATCACCCGTGGAATCTGTCCGCGGACGAAGCGGTGGAAATCGCCCGCCGCGCCGAAGACGCCGCATTCGCGACCGATCCGCAGATCAAGAATTCGGAAGGCGCGAGCGTCTCGGCGCAGCACTCGCAGTTCGTGCTGGCCACCTCGCGCGGCTTCCTGGCGGGCTATCCGTACTCGCGCCACTACATTGCGTGCGCGCCGATCGCCGGCAGCGCCCGCAACATGCAGCGCGACGACTGGTACACGTCCACTCGCAGCGCGGAAGAACTGGCCGATCCGGAAGCAGTCGGCCGTTACGCGGCGCAACGCGCGCTGGCGCGCATCGGCGCGCGCGGTCTGGATACGCGCAAGGTGCCGGTGCTGTTCGAAGCGCCGCTCGCCGCGGGCATTCTCGGCGCATTCGTGCAGGCCACGAGCGGTGGCGCGCTGTATCGCAAGACCTCGTTCCTCGTCGACAGTCTCGGCAAGCCGGTGTTCGCGCCGCACGTGCAAGTGGTCGAAGACCCGCATATTGCTCGCGCCATGGGCAGCGCGCCATTCGACGAAGAAGGCGTGCGCACCAAACAGCGTTCGGTAGTGAAAGACGGCGTGGTGGAAGGCTATTTCCTGTCCACGTACTCGGCGCGCAAGCTCGGCATGCAGACCACGGGCAATGCCGGCGGTTCGCACAACCTGTCGCTGCGCAGCTCGAACACGCGTCCCGAAGACGACTTCGAAGAAATGCTGCGCAAGCTCGGCACGGGCCTGTTGCTGACCGAACTGATGGGCCAAGGCGTGAACTACGTGACCGGCGACTACTCGCGCGGCGCGTCGGGCTTCTGGGTCGAGAACGGCAAGATCCAGTATCCGGTCGAGGAGATCACGGTGGCGAGCACGCTGCAGGAGATGTTCCACCACATCGTCGCGATCGGCGCGGATACGATCACGCGCGGCACCAAGCAGACCGGCTCGGTGCTGATCGAACGGATGACGATCGCGGGGCAGTAA
- a CDS encoding M48 family metallopeptidase, with translation MPTLYFTVLFVVAVVAMVGTKLWLASRQIRFVAGHREQVPSQFAGTIALTAHQRAADYTVERTRLTMIEIVVSAAVLIGLTLLGGVQALDLGISDWLGRGYIGQIALVAAVIAITSVIDLPFDYYRQFVVEQRFGFNRMSKGIFFVDRIKGVLLGAAFGLPLLFVVLWLMNQAGSLWWLWTWIVWVAFQMLVLVLYPSFIAPLFNKFEPLKDEVLKSRIEALMQRCGFAAKGLFVMDGSRRSAHGNAYFTGFGAAKRIVFFDTLLARLSGNEIEAVLAHELGHFKRRHVIKRMLVTFAISLAMLALLGWLTQCVWFYEGLGVRPSLIGGNSGLALVLFFLALPVFLFFVTPLGSLSSRKHEFEADAFAATQTDAQDLVNALVKLYEDNASTLTPDPLYTAFYYSHPPASQRIDRLLRHA, from the coding sequence ATGCCTACTCTGTACTTCACCGTTCTGTTCGTCGTCGCCGTCGTGGCGATGGTCGGCACCAAACTGTGGCTCGCGTCGCGGCAAATCCGCTTCGTGGCCGGCCATCGCGAGCAGGTGCCGAGCCAGTTCGCCGGCACCATCGCGCTCACCGCGCACCAGCGCGCCGCCGACTACACCGTCGAGCGCACGCGTCTGACCATGATCGAAATCGTCGTCAGCGCGGCCGTGCTGATCGGCCTCACGCTGCTCGGCGGCGTGCAGGCGCTGGATCTTGGGATATCCGACTGGCTCGGCCGCGGTTACATCGGCCAGATCGCACTGGTCGCCGCGGTGATCGCGATCACCAGCGTGATCGACCTGCCGTTCGATTACTACCGCCAGTTCGTGGTCGAGCAGCGCTTCGGCTTCAACCGCATGAGCAAGGGCATTTTTTTCGTCGACCGGATCAAGGGCGTGTTGCTCGGCGCCGCGTTCGGTCTGCCGCTGCTGTTCGTCGTGCTGTGGCTGATGAACCAGGCCGGCAGTCTGTGGTGGCTGTGGACGTGGATCGTGTGGGTCGCCTTCCAGATGCTTGTGCTGGTGCTGTATCCGTCGTTTATCGCGCCGCTTTTCAACAAGTTCGAGCCGCTCAAGGACGAAGTGCTGAAAAGCCGTATCGAGGCGCTGATGCAGCGCTGCGGTTTCGCTGCCAAAGGCCTTTTCGTGATGGACGGCAGCCGCCGTTCGGCGCACGGCAACGCCTACTTCACCGGCTTCGGCGCGGCCAAGCGGATCGTGTTCTTCGACACGCTGCTCGCGCGTCTGTCGGGCAACGAGATCGAAGCCGTGCTCGCGCATGAACTCGGCCACTTCAAGCGCCGTCACGTGATCAAGCGCATGCTCGTCACCTTCGCGATCAGTCTCGCGATGCTCGCCCTGCTCGGCTGGCTCACGCAGTGCGTGTGGTTCTATGAAGGGCTGGGCGTGCGGCCGTCGCTGATCGGCGGCAATAGCGGCCTCGCGCTGGTGCTGTTCTTCCTTGCGCTGCCGGTGTTCCTGTTCTTCGTGACGCCGCTGGGCAGTCTCAGTTCGCGCAAGCACGAGTTCGAAGCCGACGCGTTCGCAGCGACACAGACCGATGCGCAAGACCTCGTCAACGCGCTCGTCAAGCTGTACGAAGACAACGCGTCGACTCTGACGCCCGACCCGCTCTACACCGCGTTCTACTACTCGCATCCGCCGGCGTCGCAGCGGATCGACCGCCTGCTGCGGCACGCATGA
- the rsgA gene encoding ribosome small subunit-dependent GTPase A, translating to MSGRSPKAPRAPSSTRVGGLVVAAHGRHYLVAPDDGGAMLQCFPRGKRSEVAVGDRVVYELASADQGVIVEIGERRNLLYRSDQYKSKLFAANLDQLLVVLATEPHFSEDLLGRALVAAEANELKPLIVLNKTDVTDALEGARKRLEPYRALGYTVVEVSIKMQPEAARAALIEHLQGHSTLLLGQSGMGKSTLVNLLIPDAEVATREISTALNSGRHTTTFTRLYPLPDSADGEGGALIDSPGFQEFGLHHLTEGRLERAFPEFRPLLPNCRFYNCHHLQEPGCAILEAVADGRIRRERHALYAQLVHEASQIVR from the coding sequence ATGAGCGGCCGCTCCCCGAAAGCGCCGCGCGCGCCGTCCAGCACGCGCGTAGGCGGCCTCGTGGTGGCCGCGCATGGCCGCCACTATCTGGTCGCGCCCGATGACGGCGGCGCCATGCTCCAGTGCTTCCCACGCGGCAAGCGCAGCGAGGTGGCCGTCGGCGATCGCGTGGTTTACGAGCTGGCTTCGGCGGATCAAGGCGTGATTGTCGAGATCGGAGAACGGCGCAATCTGCTGTATCGCTCGGATCAGTACAAGTCGAAGCTGTTCGCTGCCAACCTCGATCAGCTGCTGGTCGTGTTGGCCACCGAGCCGCATTTCAGCGAAGATCTGCTCGGGCGCGCGCTCGTCGCGGCAGAGGCGAACGAGTTGAAGCCGCTGATCGTGCTGAACAAGACCGACGTCACCGATGCACTCGAAGGCGCGCGCAAGCGGCTCGAGCCGTATCGCGCGCTGGGTTATACGGTCGTGGAAGTGTCGATCAAGATGCAACCCGAGGCCGCGCGTGCGGCGTTGATCGAACATCTGCAGGGTCATTCGACGCTGCTGCTCGGCCAATCCGGCATGGGCAAATCGACGCTCGTGAATCTGCTGATTCCCGATGCCGAAGTCGCCACGCGCGAGATTTCGACGGCATTGAACAGCGGGCGCCATACGACGACCTTCACGCGTCTCTATCCACTGCCTGATAGCGCGGACGGCGAAGGCGGCGCGTTGATCGACTCGCCGGGCTTCCAGGAATTCGGCCTGCATCATTTGACCGAAGGCCGGCTCGAGCGCGCGTTTCCGGAGTTCCGGCCGCTGCTGCCGAACTGCCGGTTCTACAACTGCCATCATTTGCAGGAACCCGGTTGCGCGATTCTCGAGGCCGTGGCCGATGGACGCATCCGCCGCGAACGGCATGCGCTGTATGCGCAACTCGTGCACGAAGCCAGCCAGATCGTCCGCTGA
- a CDS encoding dihydrofolate reductase, producing the protein MTTLTLIVARANNGVIGRDNQLPWRLPEDLAFFKRTTMGAPIIMGRKTHESIGRPLPGRRNIIVTRDATRRFQGCDAATTLEDALKLAAQDQAPEAFLIGGAQLYAEGLRQADKLIITEISADFEGDATFPALDENEWEEVAHETHRADAPNDFDYAFVTYKRKGA; encoded by the coding sequence ATGACGACGCTCACCCTGATCGTCGCTCGCGCCAACAATGGCGTGATCGGCCGCGACAACCAGTTGCCCTGGCGACTTCCCGAAGACCTCGCGTTCTTCAAGCGCACCACCATGGGCGCGCCCATCATCATGGGACGCAAGACGCACGAGTCGATCGGCCGGCCGTTGCCGGGACGCCGCAACATTATCGTGACACGGGATGCCACGCGGCGTTTCCAGGGCTGCGACGCGGCCACCACGCTCGAAGACGCGCTCAAGCTCGCCGCTCAGGACCAGGCGCCGGAAGCGTTTCTGATCGGCGGCGCGCAGTTGTATGCGGAAGGTTTGCGGCAGGCGGACAAGCTGATCATCACCGAGATTTCCGCCGACTTCGAAGGCGACGCCACTTTCCCGGCGCTCGATGAAAACGAGTGGGAAGAAGTCGCGCATGAAACGCATCGCGCGGATGCGCCGAACGATTTCGACTACGCGTTCGTGACGTATAAGCGCAAAGGCGCTTAA
- a CDS encoding putative signal transducing protein: MKLMRAPNLIIGQHWVNVLATAGIACELHNRYLNGALGDIPADQCSPELWLVDERDEAMARRLIDAASHGPAAGSPGWTCRQCGEALEAQFTLCWQCGTARDPLDG; encoded by the coding sequence ATGAAACTGATGCGCGCGCCGAATCTCATCATCGGACAGCATTGGGTCAATGTGCTGGCTACCGCGGGCATTGCTTGCGAGTTGCACAACCGTTATCTGAACGGCGCGCTCGGCGATATCCCGGCGGATCAGTGCTCGCCGGAACTTTGGCTCGTCGATGAACGTGATGAGGCGATGGCGCGGAGGTTGATCGACGCAGCCTCGCATGGACCGGCGGCGGGGTCGCCTGGGTGGACGTGCCGTCAGTGTGGCGAGGCGCTCGAGGCGCAGTTTACGCTCTGCTGGCAGTGTGGGACGGCACGCGATCCGCTGGACGGGTGA
- the rplS gene encoding 50S ribosomal protein L19: MNLIAILEQEEIGRALGEKTIPEFAPGDTVIVSVNVVEGTRKRVQAYEGVVIAKRNRGLNSSFIVRKISSGEGVERTFQTYSPLLASIVVKRRGDVRRAKLYYLRDRSGKSARIKEKLVAKKDRAAPEA; the protein is encoded by the coding sequence ATGAATCTGATTGCAATACTCGAGCAGGAAGAAATCGGCCGCGCCCTCGGCGAGAAGACCATCCCCGAATTCGCCCCCGGCGATACGGTGATCGTCAGCGTGAACGTGGTCGAAGGTACGCGTAAGCGTGTTCAGGCTTACGAAGGCGTCGTGATCGCCAAGCGCAACCGTGGTCTGAATTCGTCGTTCATCGTCCGCAAGATTTCGTCGGGCGAAGGCGTCGAGCGTACGTTCCAGACGTACTCGCCGCTGCTGGCAAGCATCGTCGTGAAGCGTCGTGGCGATGTGCGTCGTGCGAAGCTGTACTACCTGCGCGACCGTTCGGGCAAGTCGGCCCGGATCAAGGAAAAGCTGGTCGCGAAGAAAGACCGCGCTGCTCCGGAAGCGTAA
- a CDS encoding sigma-54 dependent transcriptional regulator, whose amino-acid sequence MRESPHLTSVAPAAGAGSGAQRARALPNGTAAGCPVDAATGRPSAVVSTVGGAAPLAAVANAGVERLLLYVARTPDDTLIAHLKSRGWHVLAARSAHELGRLVKPDVACAGIVDLASFPPRDLAGLETSLRQQQVGWIALATSERLNDPVVRRLVRHYCFDFVKVPVANATVDYLVGHAYGMVTLCEPELAPPVSESGDEEMVGTCEAMQQLFRTIRKVANTDASVFISGESGTGKELTALAIHERSPRRKAPFIAINCGAIPHHLLQSELFGYERGAFTGANQRKIGRVEAADGGTLLLDEIGDLPLESQASLLRFLQEGKIERLGGRESIPVDVRIISATHVDLEGAMRDGQFRADLFHRLCVLRVDEPPLRARGKDIEILAQHILHKFKTDSARKIRGFTPSAIEALYNYNWPGNVRELINRVRRAIVMAENKLISADDLDLAHFTAQQTMTLSQAREAAEKRAIEAALLRHRHRLNEAAADLNISRVTLYRLMGQHGLRELSSADEKAAFGAGDGAPV is encoded by the coding sequence GTGCGTGAATCACCTCATCTGACCAGTGTTGCTCCGGCCGCCGGAGCGGGATCGGGGGCGCAGCGGGCACGGGCGCTGCCGAACGGGACGGCGGCGGGCTGTCCCGTCGATGCCGCGACAGGCCGGCCTTCGGCGGTAGTGTCGACGGTCGGCGGCGCGGCGCCGTTGGCCGCGGTGGCCAATGCCGGCGTCGAGCGCTTGCTGCTGTATGTGGCGCGCACACCGGACGACACGCTGATCGCGCACCTGAAAAGCCGTGGTTGGCACGTCCTCGCGGCGCGTTCGGCGCATGAACTCGGCCGGCTGGTGAAACCCGATGTGGCTTGCGCCGGCATCGTCGATCTGGCGAGCTTTCCGCCGCGCGACCTCGCCGGACTCGAAACGAGCTTGCGCCAGCAGCAGGTCGGCTGGATCGCGCTCGCCACCAGCGAACGGCTCAACGATCCGGTGGTGCGGCGCCTCGTGCGCCACTACTGTTTCGACTTCGTCAAGGTGCCGGTGGCCAACGCCACGGTCGACTATCTGGTCGGCCACGCATACGGCATGGTGACGCTGTGCGAGCCCGAACTCGCGCCGCCCGTGAGCGAGTCGGGCGACGAAGAAATGGTCGGCACCTGCGAAGCCATGCAGCAGCTGTTTCGCACCATCCGCAAGGTGGCCAACACCGACGCGAGCGTGTTCATTTCCGGCGAGTCGGGCACAGGCAAGGAGCTGACTGCGCTCGCGATTCACGAGCGCTCGCCGCGCCGCAAGGCGCCGTTCATCGCGATCAATTGCGGCGCGATTCCGCACCATCTGCTGCAATCCGAATTGTTCGGCTATGAGCGCGGCGCATTCACCGGCGCGAATCAGCGCAAGATCGGCCGCGTCGAGGCCGCCGACGGCGGCACGCTGCTGCTCGACGAAATTGGCGATCTGCCGCTCGAAAGCCAGGCGAGCCTGCTGCGCTTTTTGCAGGAAGGCAAGATCGAGCGGCTCGGCGGACGCGAATCGATTCCGGTCGACGTGCGGATCATTTCCGCCACCCACGTCGATCTGGAAGGCGCAATGCGCGACGGCCAGTTCCGCGCCGACCTGTTTCACCGGCTCTGCGTGCTGCGGGTGGACGAGCCGCCGCTGCGCGCGCGCGGCAAGGACATCGAAATTCTCGCGCAGCACATTCTGCACAAGTTCAAGACCGACAGCGCGCGCAAGATCCGCGGCTTCACGCCGTCCGCGATCGAGGCGCTCTACAACTACAACTGGCCCGGCAACGTCCGCGAGCTGATCAACCGGGTGCGCCGCGCGATCGTGATGGCGGAGAACAAGCTGATTTCCGCCGACGACCTCGATCTCGCGCACTTCACCGCGCAGCAGACCATGACGCTCTCGCAAGCGCGCGAGGCCGCCGAGAAGCGCGCGATCGAGGCGGCGCTGCTGCGTCATCGTCATCGGTTGAACGAGGCGGCGGCGGATCTGAATATTTCGCGCGTGACGCTGTATCGCTTGATGGGCCAGCACGGGTTGCGCGAATTGAGCTCCGCCGACGAGAAGGCGGCGTTCGGCGCGGGCGATGGCGCGCCGGTGTGA
- a CDS encoding CobD/CbiB family protein — MTFFSVLLALIIEQVRALSPNNPVSALLQYHAESAAHGFDAGKPKHGLLAWLVVVVPWTLVVALVYYVLYHIHFALAFLWNVAVLYFTLGFRQFSHYFTDIHLALNNDDVPRAREILNEWTGLDTVDMPVSEIVRHTLIHAVVASHRHVFGVFFWFLIPVGPAGAVLYRIAEYLARTWARPVDDRTVAFSSFAQRAFFVIDWVPARLTSLGFAIVGNFEDAIYAWRNHARQWPDANDGVLLAAGSGALGARLSGPLAEPSSLDALATGDGGPMQVGDDCTPRTLQSAVGLVWRAVVLWMILLLMLTIAVWLA, encoded by the coding sequence ATGACTTTTTTCTCCGTATTGCTGGCTCTGATCATTGAACAGGTACGCGCGCTGTCGCCGAACAATCCGGTGTCCGCGTTGCTTCAATACCATGCGGAGTCGGCGGCGCACGGATTCGATGCCGGCAAGCCGAAGCACGGCTTGCTTGCCTGGCTCGTGGTGGTGGTGCCGTGGACGCTGGTCGTCGCGCTCGTCTACTACGTGCTGTATCACATTCACTTTGCGCTGGCGTTCCTGTGGAACGTCGCGGTGCTGTACTTCACGCTGGGCTTCCGCCAGTTCAGCCACTATTTCACGGACATCCACCTCGCGTTGAATAACGACGACGTGCCGCGCGCGCGTGAGATCCTGAACGAATGGACCGGGCTCGATACGGTCGATATGCCCGTCAGCGAGATCGTGCGTCATACGCTGATTCACGCGGTGGTCGCTTCACATCGGCACGTGTTCGGCGTGTTCTTCTGGTTCCTGATTCCGGTCGGACCGGCGGGCGCCGTGCTGTATCGGATCGCCGAATATCTGGCGCGCACGTGGGCGCGGCCGGTCGACGATCGCACCGTCGCGTTTTCGAGCTTTGCGCAGCGTGCTTTCTTCGTGATCGACTGGGTGCCGGCGCGGTTGACGTCGCTGGGCTTTGCGATCGTCGGCAATTTTGAAGACGCGATTTATGCATGGCGCAACCATGCGCGCCAATGGCCGGACGCGAACGACGGCGTGTTGCTGGCCGCGGGCAGCGGTGCCTTGGGCGCACGTCTGAGCGGGCCGCTGGCTGAACCGTCGAGCCTCGACGCGCTCGCCACTGGCGACGGCGGCCCGATGCAGGTCGGCGACGACTGCACCCCGCGCACGCTGCAATCGGCCGTGGGCCTGGTGTGGCGCGCGGTGGTACTGTGGATGATTTTGTTGCTGATGCTGACGATTGCGGTGTGGCTGGCTTGA
- the mog gene encoding molybdopterin adenylyltransferase: MTTATPKAARKHPDEIVIGLVSISDRASTGVYEDKGIPALQEWLGAALTSPWQVVTRLIQDDAPTISATLTELVDEVGCDLVLTTGGTGPSRRDVTPEATLAVATKEMPGFGEQMRQISLNFVPTAILSRQVAVIRETAEHAALIVNLPGQPKSIKETLEGLRDAEAGGAVKVPGIFAAVPYCIDLIGGPYVETNADVVKAFRPKNAQRAPRPA; the protein is encoded by the coding sequence ATGACGACCGCGACGCCTAAGGCGGCACGCAAGCACCCCGACGAAATCGTGATCGGCCTCGTGTCGATCAGCGACCGCGCGTCCACCGGCGTCTACGAGGACAAGGGCATTCCGGCCTTGCAGGAATGGCTCGGCGCGGCGCTGACTTCGCCGTGGCAAGTGGTCACGCGTCTGATTCAGGACGACGCGCCGACCATTTCCGCCACGCTGACCGAACTGGTGGACGAAGTGGGCTGCGATCTGGTGCTGACCACCGGCGGCACCGGCCCGTCGCGCCGCGACGTGACGCCCGAGGCCACGCTTGCCGTGGCCACTAAGGAAATGCCGGGTTTCGGCGAGCAGATGCGGCAGATCAGCCTGAATTTCGTGCCGACGGCGATTCTGTCGCGCCAGGTCGCGGTGATCCGCGAAACGGCGGAGCACGCGGCGCTGATCGTCAATCTGCCGGGTCAGCCGAAGTCGATCAAGGAAACGCTGGAAGGTTTGCGCGACGCCGAAGCAGGCGGCGCGGTGAAGGTGCCGGGCATTTTCGCCGCGGTGCCGTACTGTATCGACCTGATCGGCGGACCGTACGTTGAAACCAACGCCGACGTGGTGAAGGCGTTCCGGCCGAAGAACGCACAGCGCGCGCCCCGGCCGGCTTAG
- a CDS encoding CoA pyrophosphatase, whose product MTRPVFEPETLPVEATGTDLPPVAGDRLTPDGLRARFEQPLAWTPELVVDAPWRDTHADPRVAAVLVPLVVREHGLTVLLTQRADHLNDHAGQVSFPGGRHEPFDADATATALREAEEEVGLDPSRVEILGALPDYLTGTGFRVTPVIGLVHPPFTVKADAFEVAEVFEVPLAFLMNPVHHEVRVFRYEGGERRFFAMPYPRAALAEADPEVDESSSEVGSHYFIWGATAAMLRNFYRFLAA is encoded by the coding sequence TTGACCCGCCCCGTCTTTGAGCCTGAAACCCTGCCTGTCGAAGCAACAGGCACCGATCTGCCGCCAGTGGCGGGCGACCGTCTCACGCCCGACGGCTTGCGCGCACGCTTCGAGCAACCCCTTGCCTGGACCCCTGAGCTCGTCGTCGATGCGCCCTGGCGCGATACGCATGCCGATCCGCGAGTCGCGGCGGTGCTGGTGCCGCTGGTGGTCCGCGAACACGGCCTGACCGTGCTGCTGACTCAGCGTGCCGACCATCTGAACGATCATGCAGGCCAGGTGAGCTTTCCTGGCGGCCGTCATGAACCCTTCGACGCCGACGCTACGGCCACCGCACTGCGGGAAGCGGAGGAGGAGGTCGGTCTCGATCCATCGCGTGTGGAAATTCTCGGCGCATTGCCCGACTATCTGACGGGCACCGGTTTTCGCGTGACGCCGGTGATCGGCCTCGTGCATCCGCCGTTCACAGTGAAGGCGGACGCGTTCGAAGTGGCCGAAGTCTTCGAAGTGCCGCTCGCCTTTCTGATGAACCCCGTGCACCACGAAGTCCGCGTGTTCCGTTATGAAGGCGGCGAACGGCGCTTTTTCGCGATGCCGTATCCGCGTGCAGCATTGGCTGAGGCCGATCCTGAAGTTGACGAGAGCAGCAGCGAAGTCGGCAGCCACTATTTCATCTGGGGCGCGACGGCCGCCATGCTGCGCAACTTCTATCGCTTCCTCGCGGCATGA
- the yjgA gene encoding ribosome biogenesis factor YjgA, with product MTRKTRIQPIESAEPEVDENGYDRPSKSQLKREMHELQELGSALIALPKDALKRMPMPEKLDDAVREARRITDHEGKRRQVQYVGRVMRSLLDEETAALRTALDTYNGVNKAETAKLHWIERTREKLLADDAALTDFIRQHPNADPQQGRTLIRNARKEALQSKPPRYFRELFQWIKNADGPSAQTDSDADNALDEDDDDDRDA from the coding sequence ATGACACGCAAAACCCGCATTCAACCCATCGAATCCGCCGAGCCGGAAGTCGACGAGAACGGCTACGACCGTCCCAGCAAGTCCCAGCTCAAGCGCGAAATGCACGAGCTGCAGGAACTGGGCTCGGCGCTGATCGCGCTGCCCAAAGACGCGCTCAAGCGCATGCCGATGCCCGAAAAGCTCGACGACGCGGTGCGCGAAGCGCGCCGCATCACCGACCACGAAGGCAAACGCCGCCAGGTGCAATATGTCGGCCGCGTGATGCGCTCGCTGCTGGACGAGGAAACCGCCGCGCTGCGCACCGCGCTCGACACCTACAACGGCGTCAACAAGGCGGAAACGGCCAAGCTTCACTGGATCGAACGCACCCGCGAAAAACTGCTCGCCGACGACGCCGCGCTGACCGATTTCATCCGCCAGCACCCGAACGCCGACCCGCAGCAAGGCCGCACGCTGATCCGCAACGCCCGCAAGGAAGCGCTGCAGAGCAAGCCGCCGCGCTACTTCCGCGAACTGTTCCAGTGGATCAAGAACGCGGACGGACCGTCCGCGCAAACCGATTCCGACGCCGACAACGCCCTGGACGAAGACGACGATGACGACCGCGACGCCTAA